In Flavobacterium lacustre, a genomic segment contains:
- a CDS encoding YjjG family noncanonical pyrimidine nucleotidase translates to MKNTNIRHIFFDLDHTLWDFDKNSELTFETIFNTNHPTIETAAFIEKYVPINQACWKLYQYDKITHAELRYARLKHSFDALQYTISDAEIDQIAEDYIRLLPENNNLFEGTFEILDYLSKNYTLHIITNGFAEVQYKKISNSKIGSYFQTITNSEMAGVKKPNPIIFEYALDLAKAKKENSIMIGDCLEADVQGALDVGLEAIFFNANKVDVSQNIVQINHLLELKKYL, encoded by the coding sequence ATGAAAAATACGAATATAAGACACATCTTCTTCGATTTAGATCACACCCTTTGGGATTTTGATAAAAATTCGGAATTGACATTTGAAACTATTTTCAATACAAACCATCCAACTATTGAAACGGCGGCATTTATTGAGAAATATGTCCCGATAAATCAGGCTTGTTGGAAATTATACCAGTATGATAAAATTACGCATGCAGAATTGCGTTATGCTAGATTGAAACATTCATTTGATGCGCTCCAGTATACTATTTCGGATGCTGAAATTGACCAGATAGCAGAGGATTATATTCGATTATTGCCTGAAAATAATAATTTGTTTGAAGGAACTTTTGAGATTTTGGACTATTTGAGTAAGAATTATACGCTCCATATTATTACAAACGGTTTTGCAGAAGTTCAATATAAGAAAATCAGTAATTCAAAGATTGGCAGCTATTTTCAAACAATTACAAATTCGGAAATGGCGGGAGTGAAGAAGCCAAATCCCATTATTTTTGAATACGCTTTAGATTTGGCCAAAGCCAAAAAAGAAAACAGCATCATGATTGGTGATTGTTTAGAAGCAGATGTTCAAGGTGCATTAGATGTGGGGTTAGAAGCAATTTTTTTTAATGCAAACAAAGTCGATGTTTCCCAAAACATCGTACAAATTAATCATTTATTAGAACTAAAAAAATATTTATAA
- a CDS encoding replication-associated recombination protein A — translation MEAPLAERIRPQKLEDYISQSHLVGPNGSLTQQIAKGIIPSLIFWGPPGTGKTTLAQIIAQESKRPFYILSAINSGVKDIRDVIEKAKQSGGLFTTKNPILFIDEIHRFSKSQQDSLLAAVEKGWITLIGATTENPSFEVIPALLSRCQVYILNAFTKQDLETLLQRAMTTDVMLREKKINLVESEALLRLSGGDGRKLLNIFELVVNASEAEEVTITNDRVFELVQQNTVLYDKSGEQHYDIVSAFIKSIRGSDPNGAVYWLARMIEGGEDVKFIARRMLILSSEDIGNANPTAFIMANNTFQAVTTIGYPESRILLSQCAIYLATSPKSNASYLAIGNAQQLVKQTGDLPVPIHLRNAPTKLMKELGYGEDYKYSHDYANNFAEQEFLPDAVSNTALYVPGNNSRENSTREFLKNRWKNKYGY, via the coding sequence ATGGAAGCACCACTGGCAGAACGCATACGCCCACAAAAATTAGAAGATTATATCAGTCAATCGCATTTGGTGGGACCAAACGGCTCTTTGACGCAACAAATTGCAAAGGGAATTATTCCATCTTTAATTTTTTGGGGACCACCGGGAACGGGGAAAACGACTTTGGCACAAATTATTGCGCAGGAATCGAAGCGCCCGTTTTATATTTTGAGCGCTATAAATTCCGGGGTGAAAGATATTCGGGATGTGATTGAGAAAGCGAAACAAAGTGGCGGACTTTTTACTACCAAAAATCCGATTCTTTTTATTGATGAGATTCACAGGTTTAGTAAATCACAACAGGATTCGTTGCTGGCTGCGGTCGAAAAAGGCTGGATTACGCTTATTGGCGCCACGACCGAAAATCCGAGTTTTGAGGTGATTCCGGCTTTATTATCGCGTTGTCAGGTTTATATTTTGAATGCTTTTACGAAACAGGATTTAGAAACATTGCTGCAACGCGCCATGACGACGGATGTGATGTTGCGAGAGAAAAAAATAAATTTAGTAGAATCGGAAGCTTTATTGCGCCTTTCGGGAGGCGACGGACGCAAGTTGTTGAATATATTTGAGTTGGTTGTAAATGCTTCAGAAGCCGAGGAAGTGACTATTACAAATGACCGCGTTTTTGAATTGGTGCAACAAAATACGGTTTTGTATGACAAAAGTGGCGAACAACATTATGATATTGTTTCGGCATTTATAAAATCAATCCGCGGAAGTGATCCTAACGGCGCTGTGTATTGGCTTGCCAGAATGATTGAAGGTGGCGAAGATGTGAAATTTATTGCCCGACGAATGTTGATTCTTTCGAGCGAAGATATTGGAAATGCCAATCCGACTGCTTTTATTATGGCGAATAATACTTTTCAGGCGGTGACAACGATTGGTTATCCCGAAAGTAGAATTTTGCTGAGCCAATGTGCTATTTATTTAGCTACTTCCCCAAAAAGTAATGCTTCGTATTTAGCGATTGGAAACGCGCAACAATTAGTGAAACAAACCGGAGATTTACCGGTTCCCATTCATTTGCGTAATGCGCCAACTAAATTAATGAAGGAATTGGGGTATGGCGAAGATTATAAATATTCACATGATTATGCTAACAATTTTGCCGAACAGGAATTTCTGCCTGATGCGGTCAGCAATACTGCTTTGTATGTTCCGGGAAATAATTCGAGAGAAAACTCAACTAGGGAATTTCTTAAAAACCGTTGGAAAAATAAATATGGATATTGA
- a CDS encoding rhomboid family intramembrane serine protease, with amino-acid sequence MDNHFKFTNSVILLPLFFVLTLWFVFWLEIRFDFDFVQNGINPRTFSGLQGIIFSPFIHSNIEHLYNNSLPLLVLLAALQFFYSKQALAVIGYGILVSGILTWIIGRGNYHIGASGLVYVLVSFIFFKGILTKYYRLVALSLAVVVVYGGMVWYVFPKVDETISWEGHLAGLVTGLALSLLYKTSEYKKVPKYDWEHPDFNPNEDKFLQRFDENGNFVNLPKVEPEEEFQPYFSINLPVIYTVLPNKKKESKP; translated from the coding sequence ATGGATAACCATTTTAAATTTACAAATTCCGTTATCTTACTTCCCTTATTTTTTGTCCTGACCCTGTGGTTTGTTTTTTGGCTTGAAATCCGTTTTGATTTCGATTTTGTTCAAAACGGAATAAACCCCAGAACCTTTTCCGGTTTACAAGGCATAATTTTCAGTCCATTTATTCATTCAAATATTGAGCATTTATATAATAATTCATTGCCATTATTGGTATTGTTGGCAGCATTGCAATTTTTCTATTCTAAGCAAGCTTTGGCCGTTATTGGGTACGGAATATTGGTGTCAGGAATCTTAACTTGGATAATCGGACGCGGGAATTACCACATTGGCGCCAGTGGTTTGGTATATGTCTTAGTCAGTTTTATTTTTTTCAAAGGAATCCTGACAAAATATTATCGGTTAGTAGCCTTGTCGCTTGCAGTTGTTGTCGTTTACGGCGGAATGGTTTGGTATGTTTTTCCAAAAGTCGATGAAACCATTTCGTGGGAAGGACATTTAGCCGGATTGGTAACCGGATTGGCGCTTTCGTTGCTTTACAAAACATCCGAATATAAAAAGGTGCCAAAATACGATTGGGAACATCCTGATTTTAATCCGAACGAAGATAAATTTCTGCAGCGTTTTGATGAAAACGGCAATTTTGTAAACCTGCCAAAAGTAGAACCGGAAGAGGAATTTCAACCTTATTTTTCTATAAATTTACCTGTAATTTATACTGTTCTGCCCAACAAAAAAAAGGAATCAAAACCGTAG
- the rlmB gene encoding 23S rRNA (guanosine(2251)-2'-O)-methyltransferase RlmB — translation MEKEHLIFGIRAIIEAIQSGKEVDKVFIQKEISGELMKDLMKVMKRANVNFSYVPVEKLNRLTPNNHQGAVASISPIGFIDLEHLVEATIESGKVPLFLILDQISDARNFGAIIRTAECTGVNGIIVQKAGSAPVNGDTVKTSAGAVFNVPICKVEHIKDAIFYLQGSGIKTVAATEKTEQTIYDVNLKESVAIIMGSEDRGINPSVLKIVDEKAKLPMFGTIGSLNVSVACGAFLYEAVRQRS, via the coding sequence ATGGAAAAAGAACATCTAATATTCGGAATACGAGCCATTATCGAGGCTATACAATCAGGGAAGGAAGTAGACAAAGTCTTTATACAAAAAGAAATTTCAGGCGAGTTAATGAAGGACTTGATGAAAGTGATGAAACGCGCTAATGTAAATTTCTCTTACGTTCCGGTTGAAAAATTAAACAGACTAACACCAAACAACCACCAAGGTGCCGTAGCCAGCATATCGCCTATTGGTTTTATTGATTTGGAACATTTAGTTGAAGCTACAATTGAATCAGGCAAAGTGCCTTTGTTTTTAATATTAGATCAAATATCAGATGCGCGTAATTTTGGTGCTATCATCAGAACTGCTGAATGTACTGGCGTAAACGGAATTATAGTTCAAAAAGCCGGTTCTGCTCCTGTAAATGGAGACACGGTTAAAACATCTGCAGGTGCTGTTTTTAATGTGCCTATTTGTAAAGTAGAACATATTAAAGATGCTATTTTTTACTTGCAAGGTTCTGGTATAAAAACCGTTGCCGCTACCGAAAAAACAGAACAAACCATTTATGACGTTAACCTGAAAGAATCAGTTGCTATAATAATGGGTTCTGAAGATCGCGGTATTAACCCTTCTGTGCTAAAAATTGTTGACGAAAAAGCTAAATTACCTATGTTTGGAACCATCGGTTCTTTGAACGTATCAGTTGCTTGTGGCGCATTTTTATACGAAGCGGTAAGACAAAGAAGTTAG
- a CDS encoding erythromycin esterase family protein, translating to METHKSIKTINNSKEIIESLSHSSSALETLEDLDPLMEYIGTAKYVLLGEASHGTHEYYTWRAKITQRLIQEKGFSFVGVEGDWPDCYRLNRFAKGYSNSGTDLYSVISEFNRWPTWMWANWEVAAFIDWLKIYNENRSSDKRIGFYGLDVYSFRESMHSIIEYLKKNDSKALQSAKKAMECFEPFGQDEGQSYARASALVPELCEKEVLQMLTEIRTNAENYNSDAENVMSTEQNAFVARNAEKYYRAMIKRGSASWNIRDEHMVSTIERLMKFHGKEAKIIVWEHNTHIGDARATNMASEGMVNVGQLLREQHSNDGVVAVGFGSYKGSVVAGRNWGDDMRKIKVPEATEGSWEHYFHQASKGKNRLLLLNKLKDKKNFGSPIGHRAIGVVYNPEHERFGNYVPTILPERYDAFIFLDETTALHPIHIQTEKNQVPDTYPFGI from the coding sequence ATGGAAACACATAAAAGCATAAAAACGATCAATAATTCTAAAGAAATTATCGAATCATTGAGCCATTCTTCTTCAGCATTAGAAACTCTGGAAGACTTAGACCCTTTAATGGAATATATCGGAACTGCAAAATATGTTTTGCTTGGCGAAGCCTCTCACGGAACACATGAATACTATACTTGGAGAGCTAAAATCACCCAACGTCTCATTCAGGAAAAAGGTTTTTCTTTTGTAGGTGTTGAAGGTGACTGGCCGGACTGCTATCGCTTAAATCGATTTGCAAAAGGATATTCAAACTCAGGAACCGACTTATACAGCGTAATAAGTGAATTCAACCGATGGCCAACCTGGATGTGGGCAAATTGGGAAGTTGCCGCATTTATAGACTGGTTGAAAATTTATAACGAAAATCGGTCCTCAGATAAACGAATCGGATTTTACGGATTGGATGTTTACAGTTTCAGAGAATCAATGCATTCGATAATTGAATATCTTAAAAAAAATGACTCGAAAGCACTTCAAAGTGCGAAAAAAGCAATGGAATGTTTTGAACCTTTTGGCCAGGATGAAGGGCAATCTTATGCAAGAGCTTCGGCTCTGGTTCCTGAATTATGCGAAAAAGAAGTTCTGCAAATGCTTACTGAAATAAGAACTAATGCCGAAAATTATAATTCGGACGCCGAAAATGTTATGAGTACAGAACAGAATGCATTCGTAGCAAGAAACGCTGAAAAATATTATCGGGCTATGATAAAAAGAGGTTCGGCATCTTGGAATATTCGCGACGAGCATATGGTTTCTACAATAGAACGCCTGATGAAATTTCATGGTAAAGAAGCCAAAATAATTGTTTGGGAACACAACACTCACATTGGTGATGCGCGCGCTACAAATATGGCCAGCGAAGGAATGGTCAATGTAGGACAATTATTGAGAGAACAACATTCAAATGATGGAGTTGTAGCAGTAGGTTTTGGTTCCTATAAAGGAAGTGTAGTTGCCGGACGAAATTGGGGTGATGACATGAGAAAAATCAAAGTCCCTGAAGCCACCGAAGGAAGCTGGGAACATTATTTTCATCAAGCAAGCAAAGGAAAAAACAGATTACTCTTGTTGAATAAACTTAAAGATAAAAAAAACTTCGGCTCACCTATAGGACATCGCGCCATTGGGGTTGTTTACAATCCTGAACACGAAAGATTCGGGAATTATGTTCCAACTATTTTACCGGAACGCTATGATGCTTTTATCTTTCTTGATGAAACAACCGCTTTACACCCGATACACATTCAAACCGAAAAAAATCAAGTTCCGGACACTTATCCTTTTGGGATATAA
- the eno gene encoding phosphopyruvate hydratase, giving the protein MSIIIKIHARQIFDSRGNPTIEVDVVTENGVLGRAAVPSGASTGEHEAVELRDGGKAFLGKGVLNAVKNVNTLIAEELIGTSVFEQNVIDQMMIDLDGTPNKSSLGANAILGVSLAVAKAAANELGLPLYRYIGGVSANTLPVPMMNIINGGSHSDAPIAFQEFMIFPVKATSFSHAMQMGTEIFHSLKKVLHDRGLSTAVGDEGGFAPNLAGGTEDALDTIKKAVEAAGYTFGDEVMIALDCASSEFYVDGKYDYSKFEGETGKIRSSAEQVEYLAELVAKYPIISIEDGMYENDWDGWKLLTEKIGDKVQLVGDDLFVTNVERLSTGIEKGIANSILVKVNQIGTLTETIAAVNMAKNAGYTSVMSHRSGETEDNTIADLAVALNCGQIKTGSASRSDRMAKYNQLLRIEEELGNTAYFPGKNAFKIK; this is encoded by the coding sequence ATGAGTATTATTATTAAAATTCACGCAAGACAAATTTTTGATTCTAGAGGAAATCCTACTATTGAGGTTGATGTAGTTACAGAAAACGGTGTTTTGGGTAGAGCAGCAGTTCCATCAGGAGCTTCAACAGGAGAACACGAAGCAGTAGAATTACGTGATGGTGGAAAAGCATTTTTAGGAAAAGGAGTTTTGAATGCGGTGAAGAATGTTAATACTTTAATTGCAGAAGAGTTAATTGGAACATCTGTTTTTGAACAAAATGTAATCGATCAAATGATGATTGATTTAGATGGTACACCAAACAAATCAAGTTTAGGAGCTAATGCTATTCTTGGAGTTTCTCTTGCTGTTGCAAAAGCAGCTGCAAATGAATTAGGTCTTCCTTTATACAGATATATCGGTGGAGTTTCGGCAAACACTTTGCCAGTTCCTATGATGAACATCATCAATGGTGGATCTCACTCTGATGCGCCGATTGCGTTTCAAGAATTTATGATTTTCCCTGTAAAAGCAACTTCTTTTTCTCATGCAATGCAAATGGGAACTGAGATTTTTCATAGCTTGAAAAAAGTATTACACGATAGAGGTCTTTCAACAGCAGTAGGTGATGAAGGTGGTTTTGCACCAAATTTAGCCGGTGGAACAGAAGATGCTTTAGATACTATCAAAAAAGCTGTAGAAGCAGCAGGTTATACTTTTGGAGACGAAGTTATGATTGCGCTTGACTGTGCATCTTCAGAATTTTATGTAGATGGTAAATATGATTATTCTAAATTCGAAGGAGAAACAGGAAAAATCAGATCGTCTGCAGAACAAGTGGAATATTTAGCTGAATTAGTAGCTAAATATCCAATTATTTCTATCGAAGACGGTATGTATGAAAATGACTGGGATGGATGGAAATTATTAACAGAGAAAATTGGTGATAAAGTACAATTAGTTGGAGATGATTTGTTTGTAACTAACGTAGAGCGTTTGTCTACAGGTATCGAAAAAGGAATCGCAAACTCAATTTTAGTAAAAGTAAACCAAATTGGTACTTTGACTGAAACTATTGCAGCTGTAAACATGGCGAAAAATGCAGGGTATACTTCAGTAATGTCTCACCGTTCAGGAGAAACAGAAGACAATACTATTGCAGATTTAGCAGTAGCATTGAATTGTGGTCAAATTAAAACAGGTTCAGCTTCTCGTTCAGATCGTATGGCAAAATACAATCAATTATTGAGAATTGAAGAAGAATTAGGAAATACTGCTTATTTTCCAGGTAAAAATGCCTTTAAAATAAAATAA
- a CDS encoding citrate synthase: MSKIATLEIDGNKFELPIVIGSENEAAVDISKLRDQSGVITLDPGYKNSGSCKSEITFLDGELGILRYRGYAIEDLAEKAHFLEVSYLVIFGELPTASQLLQYETDIRKYTLVNEEMKSIIDGFPKTAHPMGVLSALTSALTAFNPKSVNAENEKEMYEAVCKTMGKFLVIATWTYRKSMGFPLNYYDNTKGYVENFMHLMFELPTGPYTPDPVVINALDKLFILHADHEQNCSTSTVRMVGSSHAGLFASISAGVSALWGPLHGGANQAVLEMLEDIQKDGGDADKYLAKAKDKNDPFRLMGFGHRVYKNFDPRAKIIKKAADEVLSTLGVDDPILSIAKRLEESALQDDYFKSRNLYPNVDFYSGIIYRALGIPTDMFTVMFAIGRLPGWIAQWKEMRENKEPIGRPRQIYVGYPLREFKRSQE, translated from the coding sequence ATGTCAAAAATAGCAACATTAGAAATAGATGGTAACAAATTTGAGCTTCCTATTGTTATAGGAAGTGAGAACGAGGCTGCTGTCGATATTAGTAAATTACGTGATCAATCGGGAGTTATTACTCTTGATCCAGGTTACAAAAATTCAGGTTCATGTAAGAGTGAAATCACTTTCCTGGACGGTGAGTTGGGTATTTTGCGTTACCGTGGATATGCAATTGAAGATTTAGCTGAAAAAGCACATTTTCTTGAAGTGTCTTATTTAGTTATTTTCGGTGAATTGCCAACAGCCAGCCAATTATTGCAATATGAGACTGATATCAGAAAATATACTTTGGTAAATGAAGAAATGAAAAGCATCATTGATGGTTTTCCAAAAACGGCACATCCAATGGGTGTTTTATCGGCGTTGACAAGTGCTTTAACGGCATTCAATCCAAAGTCAGTAAATGCTGAGAATGAAAAAGAAATGTATGAGGCAGTTTGTAAAACCATGGGTAAATTCTTGGTTATTGCAACTTGGACTTATAGAAAAAGTATGGGTTTCCCTTTGAATTATTATGATAATACAAAAGGATATGTAGAAAACTTTATGCATTTAATGTTTGAATTACCAACGGGACCTTATACACCAGATCCTGTAGTTATAAATGCACTTGATAAACTTTTTATTCTTCATGCAGATCACGAACAAAACTGTTCTACATCTACAGTAAGAATGGTGGGTTCTTCTCATGCAGGATTATTTGCTTCAATCTCTGCAGGAGTTTCTGCACTTTGGGGACCGTTGCACGGTGGAGCTAATCAAGCTGTTCTTGAAATGTTGGAAGACATTCAAAAAGATGGTGGTGATGCCGACAAATATTTAGCGAAAGCCAAAGATAAAAATGATCCTTTCCGTTTAATGGGATTTGGTCACAGAGTTTATAAAAATTTCGATCCAAGAGCAAAAATTATCAAAAAAGCTGCAGATGAGGTTTTATCTACTTTAGGAGTAGATGATCCAATTTTGTCTATTGCAAAAAGATTAGAAGAGTCTGCTTTGCAAGATGATTATTTTAAATCAAGAAATCTATATCCAAACGTAGATTTCTATTCTGGTATTATTTACAGAGCGTTAGGAATTCCAACGGATATGTTTACCGTTATGTTTGCAATTGGAAGATTGCCAGGATGGATTGCACAATGGAAAGAAATGCGTGAAAACAAAGAGCCGATAGGAAGGCCAAGACAAATATATGTAGGATATCCTTTGAGGGAATTCAAGAGATCTCAGGAATAA
- a CDS encoding dimethylarginine dimethylaminohydrolase family protein, which translates to MLELNIKNETSRLRAVVLGTAINNGPTPSIEEAYDPKSLEHILAGTYPKESEMVVEMEAFNAVLKKYQVTVFRPQLIENYNQIFTRDIGFVIDDTFIKSNILPDRERELDAIQYVIDQINPAKVVRPPEEVHIEGGDVMLWNNYIFIGTYKGSDYKDYITARTNWQGVEYIKQLFPNKIVKEFDLVKSKIEARDNALHLDCCFQPVGTDKGIIYKRGFREEADYMFLVNLFGKENLFHITREEMYHMNSNVFSIAPDVVVSERNFTRLNNWLRANNFTVEEIPYAEIAKQEGLLRCSTLPLIRD; encoded by the coding sequence ATGCTAGAATTAAATATAAAGAATGAAACCTCAAGACTGCGTGCCGTAGTTTTAGGAACGGCCATTAATAATGGGCCGACACCATCTATTGAAGAAGCTTATGATCCCAAATCATTAGAGCACATTTTGGCGGGAACTTACCCAAAAGAATCTGAAATGGTAGTTGAAATGGAGGCTTTTAATGCCGTACTGAAAAAATATCAGGTTACTGTTTTTCGTCCCCAATTAATAGAAAATTACAATCAAATTTTCACAAGAGATATTGGCTTTGTTATAGACGATACGTTTATTAAATCGAATATTTTGCCGGATAGAGAACGGGAATTAGATGCGATTCAATATGTAATTGATCAAATAAATCCAGCAAAAGTCGTTCGTCCTCCAGAGGAAGTTCATATTGAAGGCGGCGACGTGATGCTATGGAACAATTATATTTTTATTGGTACTTATAAAGGAAGCGATTATAAAGATTACATTACAGCAAGAACAAATTGGCAAGGTGTTGAATACATCAAACAGTTGTTTCCAAATAAAATCGTCAAAGAATTTGATTTAGTAAAATCTAAAATTGAAGCGCGTGATAATGCGTTGCATTTAGATTGTTGTTTTCAGCCTGTCGGAACTGACAAGGGAATTATTTACAAAAGAGGATTTCGGGAAGAAGCTGATTATATGTTTCTGGTAAATCTTTTTGGAAAAGAAAACCTATTTCACATTACAAGAGAAGAAATGTATCATATGAACTCAAATGTTTTTTCTATTGCTCCAGATGTAGTGGTGTCCGAAAGAAATTTTACGAGATTAAACAATTGGTTGCGGGCAAATAATTTTACGGTTGAAGAAATTCCGTATGCAGAGATTGCAAAACAAGAAGGATTATTACGATGTTCGACTTTACCTTTAATTAGAGATTAA
- the ctlX gene encoding citrulline utilization hydrolase CtlX, giving the protein MKQTTNSILMIRPVAFRMNEQTAVNNYYQKVLDGLLPSTVNAKAQQEFDAFVAKLRAVGVEVIVVDDVLNPDTPDSIFPNNWISFHENGDVALYPMFAENRRLERREDILDILEEEGFIINNIMDYTSAEEDGFFLEGTGSLVLDRENGKAYCALSPRSDEELFIEFCEDFEFTPVIFEAFQTVNQERKLIYHTNVMMCLGETFAVICADAIDDKKERKMVLESLRGDEKEVVLITEAQVNNFAGNMLEVKGTDDRRYLVMSASAHQSLTKKQIAQLEEHVTILSSSLDTIEACGGGSARCMMAEIFLPRA; this is encoded by the coding sequence ATGAAACAAACTACCAATTCCATATTGATGATTCGCCCGGTTGCGTTTCGTATGAACGAGCAAACCGCTGTAAATAATTATTATCAGAAAGTGCTTGATGGTCTTTTGCCGTCAACAGTAAATGCTAAAGCGCAACAGGAATTTGATGCTTTTGTTGCAAAACTAAGAGCTGTTGGTGTTGAGGTTATTGTAGTGGATGATGTTTTAAATCCTGATACACCAGATAGTATTTTTCCAAACAATTGGATTTCTTTTCATGAAAATGGAGATGTCGCTTTATATCCTATGTTTGCAGAAAACCGTCGTCTGGAACGGCGTGAAGATATTTTGGACATTCTGGAAGAAGAAGGATTCATAATTAATAATATTATGGATTATACTTCGGCAGAGGAAGATGGTTTTTTCTTGGAAGGAACGGGAAGTTTAGTTTTAGACCGAGAAAACGGAAAAGCCTATTGCGCATTGTCACCAAGATCGGATGAGGAATTATTTATAGAATTCTGTGAAGATTTTGAATTTACACCGGTTATTTTCGAAGCTTTTCAAACCGTTAATCAAGAACGTAAATTGATTTATCATACCAATGTAATGATGTGTTTGGGAGAAACGTTTGCCGTTATTTGTGCCGATGCTATCGATGATAAAAAAGAACGCAAAATGGTACTCGAAAGTTTGAGAGGAGATGAAAAGGAAGTTGTTCTTATTACAGAAGCCCAAGTCAATAATTTTGCAGGAAATATGCTTGAGGTTAAAGGAACTGATGACAGACGCTATTTAGTAATGAGTGCTTCGGCACATCAAAGTTTGACCAAAAAACAAATTGCCCAACTCGAAGAACATGTAACTATTTTAAGCTCGAGCTTAGATACTATCGAGGCTTGTGGCGGAGGAAGTGCCCGATGTATGATGGCAGAGATTTTTTTGCCAAGAGCATAA
- a CDS encoding MarC family NAAT transporter: protein MDLFIYLFAALFSVLNPIGTVPIFVGLTHEDSKKERSRISLWTAVNVFIILIVSFFIGQYVLTFFGVSIDALRIAGGIIIVSSGFSLLSGKFNKKRGINKKIETDAQKRNDIALTPLAIPMLAGPGSISLLIAFYQEHHSTREIIISTLAILAIAIAIFVILRSAHYLAKILGASGIVAISRIVGFIVIAIGIQYIVSAILNIIKGNLL, encoded by the coding sequence ACAGTTCCTATTTTCGTGGGACTTACACATGAAGATTCTAAAAAAGAGCGTTCCAGAATTTCATTATGGACCGCTGTAAATGTCTTTATTATTCTTATCGTCTCTTTTTTTATAGGACAATATGTGTTGACTTTTTTTGGAGTCAGCATTGATGCGCTCCGTATTGCCGGAGGTATCATCATTGTAAGTTCTGGATTTTCATTGCTTTCGGGAAAATTCAACAAAAAGAGAGGTATTAATAAAAAAATAGAAACCGATGCGCAAAAACGAAATGATATCGCATTAACTCCATTAGCTATCCCAATGCTGGCAGGACCTGGTTCTATTTCATTACTTATTGCTTTTTATCAGGAGCACCATTCAACCCGGGAAATTATTATTTCTACTTTGGCTATTTTAGCAATTGCCATAGCCATTTTCGTTATCCTCAGAAGCGCACATTATTTAGCCAAAATACTTGGCGCATCCGGAATTGTAGCCATCTCCAGAATTGTAGGTTTCATAGTAATTGCCATTGGGATTCAATATATCGTAAGTGCCATCCTGAATATCATCAAAGGAAATTTACTTTAA